The genomic stretch TCGTGAAGAAGCCGAGGACCTTTATAAGCGGGATGAGGAACTCCACATTTATGGTTCGGATATCGATCCCAAGGCCTTACAGCTAGCCCGGGCCCATTGCGAAGATGCCGGACTTACGGATAAAATCTTCTTTCAACGCCTACCCGCCTCTGAAGTCCGCTCTCGCTTTCAATATGGTCATATCATCACGAACCCCCCATATGGGGAACGCTTGGGTGAAGAAGAAGAGGTTAAACAACTCTATCGAGACCTCGGAGAGATGTTCAAACAAATGGAAACTTGGTCCTTGCATATGATTACTACGGACAAGCATCCAGAACTTCTAATTGGCCGTCGTTGGGATAAAAGCAGAAAACTCTACAATGGCCGCTTGGAGTGCCATTATTATCAGTTCTTCGGACCCAAGCCCCCCAGACGCCCACGCGAAAATGAAGAAGCGGGTGACACGAGTGACAAGGGGTAAGTCTATACTCCCCTACTGCTAGCCTTGGAGCGCCTGAACACCTGATTCTCCGATAAAGAAACCATCCGGTGAATGGTTTCAGGAGATCACGCCCGAAGGTCGCGGATGTATATTAAAGGAAGCTTGGCTTGTGTTCATATCTTCGGTGATATTGTTCATACAACAAGAACGTCCCGATATATTAAAAAAGATAGGGCACCGAATAAAGGCGCCCTATCTTTTTTGTTTTACTCTTCGTATTAACCTACGCACAAATCTTCATTCAGATGGTAAATTGCGTTGGTATACTTATCCCGGTCAATGACAAATTGCATATTGACCTGACGGAGAGATTGAGACACGCAGTTCACATTGATATGATTCCTAGCTAAAGAACCGGTGGCACGAGCCAAAATATTAGGAACAGCAATATTGGAACCGATCACACAAACGATAGCTGCGGGTAGAATGGTGACCGTTTGGTATGCTCCCTTCAACTCGGAAACCAAATCCTCAGCCAAGTCGTGTTCCCAGATCACTAAGGAGATACTATTGGCGTTGGTAGCTTTCATGATATAGCTTATGGAATGCTCCATGAACATCTCCATGATCCGCTTATCATAACCGGCTTCCCCGACCATCAAGGAATCATGAATTTCCACCACTACGACCTTGTCCGATCCGGCAACAATCTCGATCTTCGCTTCGGGGCCAATATAATCCTTGGATATTAATGTCCCCGGATGGTCTGGCTCAAAGGTGTTCTTCAGACGTAAATTGATTCCGGCCATTTCTAAAGGTTTCGATGCATTGGGATGAATGGCTTCCATACCGATATCTGCTAGCTGGTCAGCTACATCATAGTTGGTACGACCTACAGGAATAGCTTTTCCCACTCCCACAATCTTCGGGTCAGCAGATGATAAGTGGAACTCCTTATGAATAATGGCTTCATCGGCTTGGAGAAGGGTTGCGATCCGTGAGAAAGTGATCTCCGAATAACCCCTCTCGAATTGACGCATAATGCCTTCTTTGCCCTTGGTATATCCGGTAACAAGGACGATCTCCTTGAAGGGATCCACATCTCTAAAGGCTTTCGTAATCCGCTCCTCAATGGTCAGTTGGCGGGAATCACGAAAACCCGTTAAGTCCACAAGTCGAGCGGGTATCCCGCGATTTTGGAGGATATTGACGGAGTTAAATGCCGAATGAGCCTCTCCTAGTGAAGCCAAAAGCTCCCGAGCTGCCGAGAAAATATTTTCCCGATCTACATAACCTGAGGAAATAATCTCATGCATACTATGCAAATAGGATTTTGTCTGATTGATTCGTTCGGTTAGAAACTCCATAGCGACTTCATAATCTAAACCAATGTTTATGAATCCCTCATTAACCTTAAGCAGATCCCGTAATAAGACATTCAAGGCTTCTTCACAATCTTCTCCGTTGATAAAATGACGATAGATCCCCGGGGCTTTGGTCTTTTTATCTTCTAAAAGCTTGTTGGTCACACCGGAATAGGCAGAGACAACAAAAACTCTGCCAAAGCTAAAACGCTGAGAATCCGGTTCCCCAATAATATTTTTTAAGACATCTTCAAATTGGGACATCGAAGTGCCCCCGATTTTTTCTACCGTTAACATAAAACACCTCATCAGATTAAGATCACTGTTAAATAACAATATCCATTATTATAATACAGTCACTACCCACCAACAAGATGCAATTTCAATCTTTTGTTTTCGGAGCCCCCCATTTGGCACCCAAATAGGATGCTCCCAAGGTGAGCACTAAATAACTAAGAATCAACAGCAGTGAACCCGGCTCTTTGAAAAGATATAAAACGAGAAGAATAATCGAAAACAAACTGAGCATCGTCCCCATCATCAATGGGTTTTCCCGAGTACGCCCCAACAAGAAGCCTAGAACTCCAAAGGACACAATCACCAACAGATAGGTAACGAGTCGCTCGAAGAAGTTACCGCTGGGGTCGGAGAAGACTGAGTTAAAAACAATAAAGAATCCTGGCAGTATTCCCAGTAAAAAAGCAATCAGATACCATAATATTTTTTTCATAAGCTCACTCCTTAGGTTTGAGTTTTCAAAGGATAGTATCTTGGTCAAGATTAGTCTTAATAGGGTTTCTATTATCCTATCCAAATTAATCACGTTGGTCAACTTTCCAACTGGATAATATTCCATATATTGCCACTAGAAGGACCTAGTTTTAAAAGTTCCTCTTATTATAAATAAAGGAGTGAATCATAATGCATCTTTTTAACAAATGCTGCGTTCCTCATCCCTGCCATCATGGCCATCATGGC from Desulfitobacterium dichloroeliminans LMG P-21439 encodes the following:
- a CDS encoding aspartate kinase, with amino-acid sequence MLTVEKIGGTSMSQFEDVLKNIIGEPDSQRFSFGRVFVVSAYSGVTNKLLEDKKTKAPGIYRHFINGEDCEEALNVLLRDLLKVNEGFINIGLDYEVAMEFLTERINQTKSYLHSMHEIISSGYVDRENIFSAARELLASLGEAHSAFNSVNILQNRGIPARLVDLTGFRDSRQLTIEERITKAFRDVDPFKEIVLVTGYTKGKEGIMRQFERGYSEITFSRIATLLQADEAIIHKEFHLSSADPKIVGVGKAIPVGRTNYDVADQLADIGMEAIHPNASKPLEMAGINLRLKNTFEPDHPGTLISKDYIGPEAKIEIVAGSDKVVVVEIHDSLMVGEAGYDKRIMEMFMEHSISYIMKATNANSISLVIWEHDLAEDLVSELKGAYQTVTILPAAIVCVIGSNIAVPNILARATGSLARNHINVNCVSQSLRQVNMQFVIDRDKYTNAIYHLNEDLCVG
- a CDS encoding DUF6954 family protein; this translates as MKKILWYLIAFLLGILPGFFIVFNSVFSDPSGNFFERLVTYLLVIVSFGVLGFLLGRTRENPLMMGTMLSLFSIILLVLYLFKEPGSLLLILSYLVLTLGASYLGAKWGAPKTKD